One Chthoniobacterales bacterium DNA segment encodes these proteins:
- a CDS encoding glycosyl hydrolase, with the protein MIQIDSTLTPASLATAVADVFAVSAPKIRKLQNRWADKSGTPVFTIAGEYTARGWTEWTQGFQFGAAILQFEFDGNEEFLTIGRQGTLDHMASHLTHIGVHDHGFNNVSTYGNLLRLMALGKIPHNEWEKNFYELALKTTGAIQAARWTSLPGNLGYIYSFNGPHSLFSDTVRSLRALAVSHLLGHRLMHEGDKPASLLERLLQHAETTAKYNVYYGQGRDFYDISGRTVHESIFNLNDGNYRCPSTQQGYSPFSTWTRGLSWILLGYAEELELFDVMSPSEFEPYGGKTKWVDRFLEPALATADFFIEHTPTDGIPYWDTGAPNLHKLGDYLNRPAEPDNDHEPVDSSAAAIAAQGYLRLGKFLEKRGDTKRGHRYFQAGLTIARSLFGGTYLSHDPNHEGLLLHSIYHQPNGWDYVPPGKKIAQGESSMWGDYHGRELAILIQSLIDGKTYHRFFNGVASH; encoded by the coding sequence ATGATCCAAATCGATTCGACTCTCACTCCCGCGTCGCTGGCCACGGCCGTCGCCGATGTCTTCGCCGTTTCCGCTCCGAAGATTCGCAAACTGCAAAATCGCTGGGCCGATAAAAGTGGAACTCCCGTCTTCACCATCGCCGGTGAATACACCGCACGCGGCTGGACGGAATGGACGCAGGGCTTCCAATTTGGCGCGGCCATTTTGCAATTCGAGTTTGATGGAAATGAAGAATTTCTAACCATCGGTCGCCAGGGAACGCTCGATCACATGGCGTCGCATCTGACTCACATCGGAGTGCACGATCACGGTTTTAACAACGTCAGCACTTACGGAAATCTCCTGCGCCTGATGGCTCTCGGAAAAATCCCGCACAACGAATGGGAGAAAAATTTCTACGAGCTTGCGCTGAAAACCACCGGCGCGATTCAAGCCGCGCGCTGGACCTCGCTTCCGGGCAATCTCGGCTACATTTATTCCTTCAATGGACCGCATTCGTTGTTCTCCGACACCGTTCGTTCGCTGCGCGCGCTGGCAGTGAGTCACCTGCTGGGACATCGTCTCATGCACGAAGGCGACAAGCCGGCGTCTTTGTTAGAACGTCTCCTGCAACACGCCGAGACGACCGCGAAATATAACGTCTATTATGGCCAGGGCCGTGACTTTTACGACATCTCGGGCCGTACCGTGCACGAGTCGATTTTCAATCTGAACGACGGCAATTACCGCTGCCCGAGCACGCAGCAGGGCTACTCGCCGTTCTCCACCTGGACGCGCGGATTGTCGTGGATTTTGCTGGGCTACGCCGAGGAGTTGGAGCTTTTCGACGTGATGTCTCCATCGGAGTTTGAGCCGTATGGCGGCAAGACAAAATGGGTCGACCGCTTCCTCGAACCCGCGCTCGCGACGGCGGATTTCTTTATCGAGCACACGCCGACCGACGGCATTCCTTATTGGGACACCGGCGCTCCTAACCTTCACAAGTTAGGTGATTATCTGAATCGTCCCGCCGAGCCCGACAACGACCATGAGCCGGTCGATAGTTCTGCGGCAGCGATTGCAGCGCAGGGTTATTTGCGGCTCGGAAAATTCCTCGAGAAACGCGGTGACACCAAACGCGGTCATCGGTATTTCCAGGCCGGACTCACCATCGCCCGCAGCCTCTTTGGCGGCACTTATCTCTCGCACGATCCGAATCACGAGGGACTGCTGCTGCACAGTATTTACCATCAGCCGAATGGCTGGGATTACGTGCCGCCGGGCAAGAAAATCGCTCAGGGCGAATCCTCCATGTGGGGCGATTACCATGGCCGCGAACTCGCCATTCTCATCCAAAGTCTGATCGACGGAAAAACCTATCACCGCTTCTTCAACGGCGTCGCCAGCCACTAA